The following nucleotide sequence is from Methanobacteriaceae archaeon.
ATAACGTAGAAGATTTAAAAAAAGCTTTTGAAGAACTATATAAAGAAATAATAAAGGAACCATCATTTTATAAAAACTGGATACAAAAGTTCACCCAACAGTGAAAAATATTAAGTAATCTACTATATAATGGATTTTTGGAAGTTCATGGGTGATGAAATGGTGAAAATAGATTTCAATAAGGCAAATATGGATAAATGCCTCTGTTATAAGTGTAAAGTGCAGAAGAACAGTAGTTGTGTTAAAGATAAGGTCATATTGTTGAATGAAAGAGTTTTAGGTTTGGATGTGGATATTAGCTGGGCTTTAGATCCAGACGAATTCCCGGGACTCTACTGCACTTCAGGGAAAACCAGTTGTAAGGATGTAGAGTTCCATGAGGAATGCATATGTCCAGAATGTGACCTCTGGAAAGAAAATGATCTTGCCAGTGCTTTACCTAAAGGTTCTTTCTGTGCTGATGGGCCTTCCAGTTCTTGTGAACTGGGACAGTGCAAACCATTATCTAAAGATATTGGAGAAAAGATTTTAAGAAAATATTACACACCCTTTTAAAAATCTTTAAGGGATAAATTAACTAGTGTATCATCAACAGAATTAGATTTATCAATAAAATTTATTCAACAATGGAATTTAATTTTTATTTAATATTTCAATTCTATTTTTACTATTTTTAGTATTTTCATGAAATTGGAAAAAATCAAACAGATCTTGTAGATTTAAAATAGTGAAATTAAGGGAAGGATTGTGGTAGTTTATTGAATTGTAGGTTATCTGAAATTTTAAATATCATTCATCTAAATCTTTGGAAATGATTTTATTTTGCTTCCATGACTTAAATCTGGGGCAATTTCATCCACATCCATCAATTTTCGGAAGGGTTTTTCCTGGGTTTTTTCCTCCTGGATATGTGCCAGAAGTCCTGGAACTCTACCAACAATAAATAAGCCACATCCCACTCTCCAATCAAAACCCATATCTGAGAGTAATGCTGCATTTGCACCATCAATATTCATTTTAATTCCTTTTTCTTTAGAAAGGATATCCTGAATATTCATTGCAAGTTCTGCATGCTCTCCAAAGCAATTATATTCCTTGGACAGTTCAATCAATCGGGGTGCCCTGGGATCTTCTTTGTGATAGCGGTGACCAAAACCGGGTATTTTTTTATTCTGCTCACTGTATTGATTTACCAGATTGTGTGCAGTTTCTTTGATGGAAAACTCATTAGTTTTGGATGACTCTATTCCTTCCTGTAACATTTTCATAGCCAGTTCAATGGCTCCAGCATGATTTTCCCCAAATGCTAGAATTCCACCAGCCAAACAGGCGTTAACAGGTGAACCTGCTGAGGCCATTAATCTGGCTGATTGGGTACTTGGTGGGGTAATACCATGGTCGCAGAAAGAAACCAGGATTGCTTGCAGCATTTTTTCCTGATTTTTGGTGGGCAGAACGCCTTTAATTAACAAATGTATCATTTCAGGAAACGATATATTGCCAATGAGCTCTTCCTGAGGGTAACCCTGTGTCACAAGTCGGTTAGGCTCCACTTTGGTAATGGATGTTCTCCAGGGGCTGCTCCTAGGCTGGAAGATGCCCTTTAATACTTCTTCACTTATCATATTAAAACCCACCTAAATCATTTAATTTAATCATTTAATTTAATTCCAACTAGAAAGTTAATAGGCAATTTGATGAGGACAAGCAAGAAAACTGTTCCACTGTTCCAGTTTTGTGGAATTTAAATCTTTTTACTACATCCTCAAGTAATCTTTATAGACCCTAAATACTCTAAGATATAAATATTTATCGCTTTGTGCATAGTTCCGTTCACAAAGTGTGTCATTTTTTTGTTCGCTCGTATTTCTATAGTCATGTAAGTTCACAAAACATGTATTTAAATACTCAAATAGTAAATTATATATAGTTGGGTGAGTTAGTAAGGGGTGAGGTGATATTATGGACATGAAGTACATAATAGGAATAATAGTAGCCATAATTGTAATTGTCGGTGCTTATCTTGTCCTCTCCGGAGGCAGTGGACAGGAAAAGATCACCATTGTTGGTTCTACTTCTGTACAACCTGTTGCTGAGAAATTAGCCACAGAATATATGAAGAAGAATCCCAATGTGAAGATAACTGTTCAAGGTGGAGGATCATCTGTGGGTATCAAGAGTGTTGAAGATGGAACCGCAAGCATCGGAACCAGTTCCAAATCACTGAAAGCAAACGAATCTCAAGGATTAACTCAGTGGGAAATTGGTAAAGATGGAATAGCCATCATCGTCAATAAAAACAATGCCATCAACGGCCTAACCTTAGAACAGGTTAAAGGTATATTATCTGGAAACATCACCAACTGGAAAGAAGTTGGAGGATCTGATGCCAAGATAAATGTGGTTGTCCGTGAAGAAGGCTCAGGTACCCGTGATGCAGTCCAGGAGATTGTGTTGGGTAAAACTGCCAATGGTACTAAGGTAGCTTTCGTCAAAGAAGCTATCGTGCAGAGTTCCACTGAAGCAGTTCAACAAGCTGTGGCACAAGATCCTAACGCCATAGGATTTATTTCATTCGCTGCAGTGAAAGATACCAAAGCCTTGCAAATAAATAATGTGGCACCTACTGAAGCAACCATACTTGATGGTACTTACAAAATCCAGAGACCGTTCTTGTTCCTGGTTAAAGGAGATCCAAAAGGAGCAATTAAAGCATTCATTGACTGGGTTAACGGACCAGAAGGACAGGCTATTATAAAGTCGGATAAAGTGGTGCCTACGGGTAAACAGGTAAACAGCACATCTTAGTGAAATTGAAATGAGTTTTGATGGTTTTGAACCATCTTACTCATATTTTTTACTTAAAATTGATTTAAAAAAACTTTAGGGACAATAAAGGTTTATCCAGTGACTCAAATCCAGCAAACCAGTTATCACTCTATAATTATAAATACTGTTAGTTAGAATTATTCTTCTAATGGTATCACTAAAAAGGGTGATTTGATGGACCTGAAATATGGGATAGGTTTACTGGTTATACTAATAATTTTTATCGCAGTCTACACGGTCAGTTCAGGAAGCAATTATGAGCGGATAGAGATTGCTGGTTCGACATCGGTTCAACCATTAGCTGAAAAACTTGCTGATAAATATATGGAGGAACATCCCCATGTTCGGGTTGATGTCATGGGGGGAGGATCTGGTCTGGGAATAAGGAGTGTTTCACAGGATATAATTGCAATCGGAACCAGTTCTAAAGAATTAAAATCATCTGAAAAAAATGGGCTGATAGATTACACTATTGGTAAAGAGGGAATCGTGTTGGCAGTTAATCTTAATAATCCTGTTAATGATTTGACAAAAAGCCAGCTTAAAGAAATATTCGCTGGAAACATCACCAACTGGAAAGAAGTGGGAGGGCCTGATGCTAAAATAAATCTAGTTATAAGAGAAGATGGATCTGGCACAAGAAAGGCCTTTGAAGACATTGTGATGAACAAAACTAAGGTAAAATCTGATGCTATTGTCCAAACTTCAACAGAATCCATTAAACTAGCGGTAAAACAGGATCCCTATGCCATTGGTTACATCTCTCTGGCCCATATGACTCCTGATGTAAAGGCCCTGAAAATTGATGGGGTTTCTCCAACTATGGAAACAGTAAAAGAAGGTTCTTACAAGCTACAAAGACCCTTCCTGTTTATTACTAAGGGAGAACCTAAAGGCGCAGTAAAAGAATTCATTAATTGGTGTTTAGGTCCTGAAGGGCAGGAAATCGTAAAAGAAGAAAATATAGTTCCTATAACATCATAAGGACAAATTTTTATAAGTATAAGAATAATGGATAATAGATTTGCATCAAATCTAAGCAAATTTTTCAGATGAATATTCAGAGATTCTAATATCCTAATTGAGAATCAATAATTATCAATAATTATTATCAATAATTGAATATGAGAGGTAAAAAAGGAGTTTTCACCATGTCTAAGTGGAATGAAGAGTTTTTCATTGAAAAAGGGCTGTTGTTTACAGCCATATCCTCCATAATAATCATCGCCTTAATAATTATTTTCATATTCAAGGAGGGGATCCCCGCATTACAAAGTGCGGGGTTCTTCAGCTTCTTGTTTGGAATGGAGTGGGCCCCCTCAGATGGGAAGTATGGAATCTTTCCCATGATTATTGGATCCCTGGGAATCACCGCTCTTTCACTTCTAATGGCAGTTCCATTAGGGGTATTGTGTGCAATATTTTTAGCAGAAATTGCACCAACTACCATGCGGAAAATTCTCAATCCCACCATCCAGACCTTGGCAGGGATCCCTTCTGTGGTCTACGGGTTTTTTGGATTGGTGTTACTGGTGCCATTTATGAGATCACAGTTTGGGGGAACTGGTTTCAGCATGTTCACAGCATCAGTCATTTTAACCGTCATGATCTTACCCATAATTGTTAGTGTTTCTGAAGATGCTCTTAGATCAATTCCACAGGAATACAAAGAAGCATCCTTGGCTCTGGGAGCCACTCACTGGCAGACCATTAAAAATGTTATTTTCCCAGCAGCCATCCCCGGTATTATCACTTCAGTTATATTGGGAATGGGAAGGGCTATTGGTGAAACCCTGGCTATCATCATGGTTGCAGGTAACGTAGTTCAGATACCTGGCTCAATATTTGACCCAGTACGTGCTTTAACCTCCAACATCGCCATTGAAATGGGTTATGCAACTGGAATTCACTACAATGCCTTATTTGCCACTGGAATCGTGCTGGTTTTTATGATTATCCTTTTGCTCATATTAGCAAACTACTTCCACTATAAAAAGAAGGTTACCATTGGGGGTGGATATTTATGAATTTGAATTACATGAAGGGGGGAATATACTATGCATAGGTTCATACCCCCCAAAATTGCCCAGAAGATAATGAATGGGGTTTTTTGGGCTTCAGGAATACTCACCATATTCATCCTCCTGGTTATAATTGGATATGTGCTATTAAAGGGTATGCCAGCCCTGAGCCCTGAATTTATATTGGGTGATCCTGTTAACTCCGGGAGATCAGGGGGAATATTCCCCTTCATAATGTCCAGTATATACGTTACTCTAATTGCAGTGCTGGTGGCCACACCTCTGGGAGTGGGAGCAGCAGTTTACCTAGCAGAATATGCTGGAGAGAACCGTTATGTGAAGTTGATACGTTTCGGGGCAGAAACACTTTCCTCCATCCCTTCCATAGTATTTGGATTATTTGGACTGGCGTTTTTCGTTATTTACCTTAACCTGGGATGGAGTGTGTTATCTGGTGGACTTACGCTGGCTTTAATGGCTTTACCCACAATACTAGCCGCTTCAGAAGTGTCCATCGAATCCATTAACAAATCTTATGCTGAGGGAAGCCTGGCACTGGGAGCAACAAAATGGCAGACTATCTACAAGGTAGTTATACCTGCTGCACTTCCTGGAATCACTACAGGAGTGATTTTAGGGATGGGAAGGGCCATTGCCGAGGCAGCAGCTGTTTTATACACAGTAGGGGCTGCATTAATGATT
It contains:
- a CDS encoding DUF2769 domain-containing protein, producing the protein MVKIDFNKANMDKCLCYKCKVQKNSSCVKDKVILLNERVLGLDVDISWALDPDEFPGLYCTSGKTSCKDVEFHEECICPECDLWKENDLASALPKGSFCADGPSSSCELGQCKPLSKDIGEKILRKYYTPF
- a CDS encoding citryl-CoA lyase; the encoded protein is MISEEVLKGIFQPRSSPWRTSITKVEPNRLVTQGYPQEELIGNISFPEMIHLLIKGVLPTKNQEKMLQAILVSFCDHGITPPSTQSARLMASAGSPVNACLAGGILAFGENHAGAIELAMKMLQEGIESSKTNEFSIKETAHNLVNQYSEQNKKIPGFGHRYHKEDPRAPRLIELSKEYNCFGEHAELAMNIQDILSKEKGIKMNIDGANAALLSDMGFDWRVGCGLFIVGRVPGLLAHIQEEKTQEKPFRKLMDVDEIAPDLSHGSKIKSFPKI
- a CDS encoding phosphate ABC transporter substrate-binding protein; the protein is MDMKYIIGIIVAIIVIVGAYLVLSGGSGQEKITIVGSTSVQPVAEKLATEYMKKNPNVKITVQGGGSSVGIKSVEDGTASIGTSSKSLKANESQGLTQWEIGKDGIAIIVNKNNAINGLTLEQVKGILSGNITNWKEVGGSDAKINVVVREEGSGTRDAVQEIVLGKTANGTKVAFVKEAIVQSSTEAVQQAVAQDPNAIGFISFAAVKDTKALQINNVAPTEATILDGTYKIQRPFLFLVKGDPKGAIKAFIDWVNGPEGQAIIKSDKVVPTGKQVNSTS
- a CDS encoding phosphate ABC transporter substrate-binding protein → MDLKYGIGLLVILIIFIAVYTVSSGSNYERIEIAGSTSVQPLAEKLADKYMEEHPHVRVDVMGGGSGLGIRSVSQDIIAIGTSSKELKSSEKNGLIDYTIGKEGIVLAVNLNNPVNDLTKSQLKEIFAGNITNWKEVGGPDAKINLVIREDGSGTRKAFEDIVMNKTKVKSDAIVQTSTESIKLAVKQDPYAIGYISLAHMTPDVKALKIDGVSPTMETVKEGSYKLQRPFLFITKGEPKGAVKEFINWCLGPEGQEIVKEENIVPITS
- the pstC gene encoding phosphate ABC transporter permease subunit PstC; this encodes MSKWNEEFFIEKGLLFTAISSIIIIALIIIFIFKEGIPALQSAGFFSFLFGMEWAPSDGKYGIFPMIIGSLGITALSLLMAVPLGVLCAIFLAEIAPTTMRKILNPTIQTLAGIPSVVYGFFGLVLLVPFMRSQFGGTGFSMFTASVILTVMILPIIVSVSEDALRSIPQEYKEASLALGATHWQTIKNVIFPAAIPGIITSVILGMGRAIGETLAIIMVAGNVVQIPGSIFDPVRALTSNIAIEMGYATGIHYNALFATGIVLVFMIILLLILANYFHYKKKVTIGGGYL
- the pstA gene encoding phosphate ABC transporter permease PstA is translated as MHRFIPPKIAQKIMNGVFWASGILTIFILLVIIGYVLLKGMPALSPEFILGDPVNSGRSGGIFPFIMSSIYVTLIAVLVATPLGVGAAVYLAEYAGENRYVKLIRFGAETLSSIPSIVFGLFGLAFFVIYLNLGWSVLSGGLTLALMALPTILAASEVSIESINKSYAEGSLALGATKWQTIYKVVIPAALPGITTGVILGMGRAIAEAAAVLYTVGAALMIPTSLMDAARPLPLHLYILATEGLSMQNAWGTAAVLVIMILIITVVTNTLVDRYRRKMMGR